The Desulfosoma caldarium nucleotide sequence AATCGCGGGCTGCAGTTCTTGGACCTCATTCAGGAAGGCAACATCGGCCTCATGAAAGCTGTGGACAAGTTCGAGTATCAACGGGGCTATAAGTTTAGCACCTATGCCACATGGTGGATTCGTCAGGCCATCACTCGAGCCATCGCCGATCAAGCGCGAACCATTCGCATTCCTGTCCACATGATCGAGACCATCAACAAACTGATTCGCACCTCCAGGTACCTGGTTCAGGAGTTGGGAAGGGAACCCACGCCGGAAGAGATCGCGGAGCGGATGGACTTTCCCGTGGACAAGGTGCGCAAAGTGCTTAAGATTGCCAAGGAACCCATCAGCCTAGAAACTCCCATCGGCGAGGAAGAAGACAGTCATCTTGGCGATTTCATAGAGGACCGTCGGGTCACGTCGCCTGTGGACGCGGTGATCAACCTCAACTTGAGTGAGCAGACGCGCAAGGTTCTGGCGACCCTGACGCCTCGCGAAGAAAAGGTTCTACGCATGCGTTTCGGTATCGGGGAAAAGTCCGATCACACTTTGGAAGAGGTCGGTCAGGATTTTCACGTCACGCGCGAGCGAATTCGTCAAATCGAGGCCAAGGCTCTAAGAAAGCTGCGCCACCCCAGCCGTCGGAAAGAACTCAAGAGCTTTATCGAGACATGAAAAGGGTCAGAGCTTGGGCTGCCCTCCCCGTCTTCTTCGCAAATGACCCCAAAGGGCGCGGGCCAAAGGCCCGCGCTCCCGAGAATAAATCCCTTTAGGCTGTCTCTTAGACGGGCCGCGGCGCGTTGAAAACGGCATGAGGGGCTTGGTCGGGGGTAGGCTTTATCGGTGCCTCCTGGTGCCCGATGCTCTCCTGGACAAAGGACCACCCAATCAAGGTGGCTCGACGGGCGACCCTTCCCATGTCGTGGAGGTGCGGCAGGATGCTCGGCTCGGGATAAAATGGTTGTGGCTCTTTGATCATCCGACTTTCTTGGAAAGAGCGCGCGCGGCAATAATGACGGGATCCCATAAAGGAGAAAAGGGTGGCGCGTACCCCAGGTCCAGTTCGCTCATGGCCTCGGCCGTCAAACCTCCCATGATGGCGGCCGCCACCACGTCGATACGTTTTGCCGATCCCGCTTCGCCGACAATTTGGCCTCCCAGGATCTTGCCCGTCTTTCTATCCGCCAGGAGCTTGACGCGGATGGGGCCGCTTCCCGGAAAATAACCCGCTTTAGTTCGACTTTCGATGGTCTCCGTAACGTAGTCCCAGCCCAGATCTTGCAACTCCCGCTCCTGAAGCCCCGTGCGTCCGATTTCGATGGAACAGATCTTGGTGACGGCCGTCCCGAGCACGCCACCCATGACGGCGTGGCCCCCGGCGATATTCGTTCCCGCCACACGTCCGTGTCGGTTTGCCACTGTTCCCAAAGCCACATAAAACGGACGGCTCGTGATGAAATGGGTGGATTCGGCACAGTCCCCGGCTCCCCATATGCCGTCCACTGCGCAGGCCATACGCGCATTCACTTTTAGGGCCCCGCGAATGCCCAGAGGAACACCGGCCTGTGCTGCCATTTCCGTGTTGGGCTGCACGCCCAGCCCCAGTACGACGATGCTCGCAGGATAGGTGCCTTTGTCCGTGACCACGGAGGTCACAGCGCCGCCTTTGGTCTCAAACCCCATCAGAGATTCCTCCAGGTGCAGTTGCACCCCCTTGGCCACAAGGGCCTCCGCTACGAGCGCGGCCATGTCTGGATCCAACGTCCCCATGACCTGAGGCGCTTTTTCGATCAGGCGCACCTTGAGGCCCAAGAGCAAAAAGGCTTCGGCCATCTCCAGCCCGATGTATCCGCCGCCCACCACCACGGCGCAGCGGGGCTTGAGGACGTCAACGGCCCTTCGCACCTGAAGGCCACTTTCCAGAGTGCTCACTCCAAAAACCCCTTGAGCCTCTCGGCCGGGCACCTCGGGTATAATGGGCCGAGCCCCCGTCGCAATGAGCAGGTCATCGTAGGGTTCCCGGAATAGCCGTCCCGAATCCCGATCCACTACCTCGATGCGCCGAGCCTTGGAATCAATGCCGATCACCTCATGGCCGATGTGGACCTGAATGTTTTGCTTTGCCCGAAACTCCTCCGGGGATCGGGCCACAAGCTTTTGATCGTCGTCGACAAGCCTGCCGACGTAGTAGGGAATGCCTCAGGCAGAGTACGAGGTGTGCGGGCCTTTTTCAAAAACCACAATGTCCAGGTTCGCATCGAGCCGCCTCGCCACCGATGCGGCACTCATGCCCGCCGCATCGCCTCCCACCACAACCATACGTTTTCGTTCTGCCATGCTTGCGCTCCTCATGATGCAGGCCACAGTTTAGGGGAATGGCCATGGTGATGCGTCTTTTGTGAACACTTTGCCTGAGACGGGCCGATTAATTCAAGAGGGAAAGTTTTTTTTGAAAGCGCAAAAAAGTCTTGGCTTTTGTCTGCGAACCTGATAGAAGCCCTCACGTTGATGAAAGCCCAGAGGGGGCTTTCAAAATTTCAGATTCTTGTACGCACGTTGTGGTCCGCTCTTTGGTTTTACCGAGTGTCCGGCTTTTCCTCAGCAGCCTCGCGATCCAAAGCATCACCCGGCATGCCGTACAGAACAGAAGGAGTTCGGTTTTATGCAGCAAGGTCAAGTGAAGTGGTTTAACGAGAAGAAGGGGTTCGGTTTTATTGAAACGCAAGGCGCCGGGGATGTATTTGTCCATTATTCCGGCATCGAAGGCCGCGGTTTTCGTACCCTGACCGAAGGTGACGCCGTGGTCTTTGAAATTTCCCAAACCCCCAAGGGACCTCAGGCCATCAATGTTCGCCGTGCCTAGTTCCTGATTCGGCATGACCCTTCAACGCCCCGAAAGGCTTCGTCTTTCGGGGCGTTGTTGTTTGGCGCGCTGTCGGCGTGGGAAAAAACGAGCTATGCTACCTTTTCCTTGACACATTGAGAAACTCACTTTTATATACGTATTCACTTTTGCTTTCGGGCCCATAGCTCAGTTGGTAGAGCCACCGGCTCATAACCGGTCGGTCCCTGGTTCGAGGCCAGGTGGGCCCACCATATTCTTCGGGAAAGTGGCCGTGGCATGAAACAACCCATCACTAAGAGCCGACAAGTCCGTTCCATTGAAGGCTTAAAAGCCAAATCCTGCGAACAAAAGGTACCCATACGCTCAGGGGGTGTTCCTCGCAAGGAACACCCCCTTTGCTTTTCGCAGCATGCCGAACGCACCCCATCCATGCCCCGCTCACAAAGGACTCGCCCATGAGAACGCATGTCACCGTCGCGGATGTTCTGCAATGGATCGACGATCTTGCCCCCTTTCGGTTTGCCGAAAGCTGGGATCATTGCGGGTTGCAGGTGGGGGATCCTCAAGAGAAAGTCTCCGGCGTGCTGGTGGCTCTGGACCCGTCGCTTTCCACGGTTCAGGAAGCAGCCCAAAGGCAATGCCAAGTGTTGGTGGTGCACCATCCCCTGTTTTTCAAACCGCTCACTTCCATTTTCCTGGATCGTTCGCCTGGACGAATCGTTGCGGAAGCCATTCGCCACAACGTCCATATTATCTCGGCCCATACCAATCTGGATGCGGCATCCTGCGGCACCAACAACGTTCTCGCTCAAGCCATAAGCCTGCACATTCAGGGCTCCCTGGAAAACCTTTCCACGGCCGATTCCGACCCACGCTACCTTGGTTTGGGCCTCTACGGCCTCTTACCCAAAACATGCTCGGCCTTGGAACTCACGCAACAGCTAGCTCACATTTTGAGTTTACAAACGGTTCGCCTCATCGGCCATCCGGAAACACTTGTGCACAAAGTGGCTCTGTGCACGGGAAGCGGCATGAGCCTTCTCGGTCGCGCTAAGCAAAACGGCTGTGACGCTTTTATTACCGGCGATGTGAAGTATCACGATGCACAATCCGCACTCGACCACAACATCGTGGTCATCGACATCGGCCATTTCGCCTCGGAAGCCCTGGTGGTGTCCCCGTTGGCGGAAGCCCTTCGGGCAGCGGCTCGTCGCCACGACGCCGCCATTGACATCTGGACAAGCACCGTGGAAAGCGATCCTTTTCTTACGGTGATTTTTGATGACAAAAGGAGGACATGCCTTGCAGGAACAACTGAAGTACCTGGTGGAACTCCAGATTCTTGAAAACAAAAAGGCGCAACTCCTGCGAAAGCGCGAGGAAACGCCGCTCAAAATTGCCGCACTTGACAAGGAATTTGCCGCCTTGGAAAGCGAATATCTTTTGAAAAAGACAGAACATGACCACGCGGTGCAACTCCGCCGCTCGGAAGAAAAGGAAATCGCCGATCTGGAAGCCCGCATTCGGCGCAGTCGCCAGAAAGAGCACGAAGTAAAGACCAACCGAGAATACCACGCCCTGCTCAAGGAAATTCAAGACCTTCAAGATGAGATTCGAGCCCGGGAAGATCACGTGCTGGAACTCATGGAGAAGAGTGAAACCCTTTCCAAGGAACTGAAAAGCATGGCGCAGGAACTGGACAAGCGCCGAAAGGCATTAGAGGAACAAAAAGCAGCATTGCAAAGGGAAGGCGATCAAGTGGAGGAAAAGATCGCGCGCCTAGAACAACTTCAGGCGCAGGTTCGCGAGAAACTTGTGCCTTTAATCTTCAATAAATGGAACACTTTGAGCCAGCGCTACAAAGGAGTGGCCGTGGCTCCGGTCAGCCAAGGCGTGTGCCAGATGTGCCACCTCAACATTCCACCCCAGCGGTTTATCGAACTCCTTCGGGACCAAGACATCCTCACCTGCCCTCACTGCCATCGTTTCATTTACTGTCCAGAAAACGAAGCGTATCGGGCGATTCACGAAAACTTCAAGGATTTCTGAAAGGCTGTTGCAAATTTGGGTCTCGTGGACTATGAAAGGACCGCTCAGATCGTGAAGGGCAGAACGTTTTGTAACACGGAGGAGAGCCGTCCATGGCGACCTATGGTTTAAAGATCTTTTCGGGTAACAGCAATTTGGAACTGGCTCAAAAGATCTGCGATGCTTTGGAAATTCCTCTAGGGCGCGCCTTGGTGACCACCTTTAGCGACGGGGAAATACGTGTGGAGATAGGAGAAAACGTCCGTGGGGCGGACGTTTTTGTGGTGCAGTCCGGAGCCCCTCCGGTCAACGATCACCTCATGGAACTGCTCGTCATGATCGATGCCCTGAAGCGGGCTTCCGCCCGCCGCATTACCGCAGTCATTCCCTACTACAGCTACTCCCGGCAAGATCGAAAAAACAAGCCCCGCGTACCCATCACGGCGCGGCTTGTGGCGGACCTCATCACGAGCGTCGGCACGGACCGCATTCTCACCATGGACCTCCACGCAGGCCAGATTCAAGGCTTTTTCGATATTCCCGTGGACAATCTTTATGCCTCCCCCATCTTGCTTCCCTATATTCGTGAACACTTCAACCACAACCTGGTGGTGGTGAGCCCGGATGCCGGAGGCGTTCCGCGCGCCCGCGCGTATGCGCAGCGGCTTCCTGCTGGGTTGGCTTTGATCGACAAACGGCGTGTGGACGTCAATGAGGCCGAAGTGATGAACATCATTGGGGATGTGGCCGGCAAGACCGCCATCATTTTGGACGACATGGCCGACACGGCGGGAACCCTGGTGGAGGCCAGCAAGGCTTTGTTGGAACGCGGCGCCCGTGAAGTGCATGCCTGTGTCACCCATCCCGTGCTTTCGGGCCCTGCGGTGGAGCGCATCGAAAAAAGCGAACTCAAGAGCCTGGTGGTAACGGACACGCTCCCGCTTCGACCTCAAGCCGCCCATTGCGATAAGATCACGGTGGTGTCAGCGGCCCGGTTGTTCAGTCAGGCCATCAAAAGCATTCACAACGAGGATTCCATCAGCAGCCTCTTTGATATTCAACACTGAAAACCGCATAAGACTGGCTTCGCAATTTGGGAAATGGGGCTAAATCGGCGTCGCCATGCCATCTTCAGGTTCCGACCAATATCTCTACGGGCTCGACGACCACCCTCCCCTTGGTTTGACCCTATTGTACGCTCTGCAGTGGGCCATGATCATCTTTCCCGCTTACGTGATCACCGCCAAGATCGCGGCCCAAGCTCTCCATCTTGCCGGCCCCACGGAAGCCCTCTTTCTTCAGATCACGCTCGTCTGCTCAGGGTTCGGCACGCTGGTTCAGACCCTTTGGGGGCACCGGTATCCGCTCGTGGAAGGGCCGGCCACGGCGCATCTTTTAACTTTCGTGTCTCTGAGTCCTCTGGGTATGGACGTCATTCAAGGGGCTTCGGCGACCGCGGCGGCATCCCTGGCCCTGGCTGCCACCACGGGAGTCATGAAATACGTGGTGCGCCTCTTTACGCCCAACGTGGTGGGCGTCATTTTAATCCTCATCGCCTTTTCTCTTCTGCCTCACTTGATCCCTTCCCTACTGGGGTTGGACGCTCGGCACACTGAGCCTTCCGTGGCTGTGCTGAGCGTGACTCTTGCCTTGGTGGTCTTGATGGCCATCTTGGGACAGCACCTCAAGGGTGTCTGGAAGACGTGCAATCTCGCTTTGGGACTGGTCGTGGGCACCGTCCTTTTTTCCTTTTTCGATCGCGTGAACTGGAACGCTCCGCTAACTGCGTCGTGGCTTTCCCTGCCTCAGCCCTGGGTTCCCTTTGCGCCTCGATGGCACGGCGGCGCCTTTGTAGCCTTTCTCATGACCTACTTGGCCATCGCGGTCAACAGCATCGGAAGCCTGCAGTCCATGGAAGCCGTGACGCGCCCTGCTCAGGCGGACACGGCACTGCGCCGAGGTCTCGTGGTCAACGGCCTTTGCGGTGTGGTCTGCGGCTTCTTTGGCGTCGTGGGGACGGTTAGCTATAGTACCGGACCGGGCGTGGTCCTTGCCAGTCGCGTGGCCAGCCGGTTTCCTCTGGCTTGGTGCGGCGCTCTG carries:
- a CDS encoding FAD-dependent oxidoreductase, producing MAERKRMVVVGGDAAGMSAASVARRLDANLDIVVFEKGPHTSYSAUGIPYYVGRLVDDDQKLVARSPEEFRAKQNIQVHIGHEVIGIDSKARRIEVVDRDSGRLFREPYDDLLIATGARPIIPEVPGREAQGVFGVSTLESGLQVRRAVDVLKPRCAVVVGGGYIGLEMAEAFLLLGLKVRLIEKAPQVMGTLDPDMAALVAEALVAKGVQLHLEESLMGFETKGGAVTSVVTDKGTYPASIVVLGLGVQPNTEMAAQAGVPLGIRGALKVNARMACAVDGIWGAGDCAESTHFITSRPFYVALGTVANRHGRVAGTNIAGGHAVMGGVLGTAVTKICSIEIGRTGLQERELQDLGWDYVTETIESRTKAGYFPGSGPIRVKLLADRKTGKILGGQIVGEAGSAKRIDVVAAAIMGGLTAEAMSELDLGYAPPFSPLWDPVIIAARALSKKVG
- a CDS encoding cold-shock protein produces the protein MQQGQVKWFNEKKGFGFIETQGAGDVFVHYSGIEGRGFRTLTEGDAVVFEISQTPKGPQAINVRRA
- a CDS encoding Nif3-like dinuclear metal center hexameric protein, which gives rise to MRTHVTVADVLQWIDDLAPFRFAESWDHCGLQVGDPQEKVSGVLVALDPSLSTVQEAAQRQCQVLVVHHPLFFKPLTSIFLDRSPGRIVAEAIRHNVHIISAHTNLDAASCGTNNVLAQAISLHIQGSLENLSTADSDPRYLGLGLYGLLPKTCSALELTQQLAHILSLQTVRLIGHPETLVHKVALCTGSGMSLLGRAKQNGCDAFITGDVKYHDAQSALDHNIVVIDIGHFASEALVVSPLAEALRAAARRHDAAIDIWTSTVESDPFLTVIFDDKRRTCLAGTTEVPGGTPDS
- a CDS encoding zinc ribbon domain-containing protein, producing the protein MQEQLKYLVELQILENKKAQLLRKREETPLKIAALDKEFAALESEYLLKKTEHDHAVQLRRSEEKEIADLEARIRRSRQKEHEVKTNREYHALLKEIQDLQDEIRAREDHVLELMEKSETLSKELKSMAQELDKRRKALEEQKAALQREGDQVEEKIARLEQLQAQVREKLVPLIFNKWNTLSQRYKGVAVAPVSQGVCQMCHLNIPPQRFIELLRDQDILTCPHCHRFIYCPENEAYRAIHENFKDF
- a CDS encoding ribose-phosphate diphosphokinase, with the protein product MATYGLKIFSGNSNLELAQKICDALEIPLGRALVTTFSDGEIRVEIGENVRGADVFVVQSGAPPVNDHLMELLVMIDALKRASARRITAVIPYYSYSRQDRKNKPRVPITARLVADLITSVGTDRILTMDLHAGQIQGFFDIPVDNLYASPILLPYIREHFNHNLVVVSPDAGGVPRARAYAQRLPAGLALIDKRRVDVNEAEVMNIIGDVAGKTAIILDDMADTAGTLVEASKALLERGAREVHACVTHPVLSGPAVERIEKSELKSLVVTDTLPLRPQAAHCDKITVVSAARLFSQAIKSIHNEDSISSLFDIQH
- a CDS encoding uracil-xanthine permease family protein → MPSSGSDQYLYGLDDHPPLGLTLLYALQWAMIIFPAYVITAKIAAQALHLAGPTEALFLQITLVCSGFGTLVQTLWGHRYPLVEGPATAHLLTFVSLSPLGMDVIQGASATAAASLALAATTGVMKYVVRLFTPNVVGVILILIAFSLLPHLIPSLLGLDARHTEPSVAVLSVTLALVVLMAILGQHLKGVWKTCNLALGLVVGTVLFSFFDRVNWNAPLTASWLSLPQPWVPFAPRWHGGAFVAFLMTYLAIAVNSIGSLQSMEAVTRPAQADTALRRGLVVNGLCGVVCGFFGVVGTVSYSTGPGVVLASRVASRFPLAWCGALVIVAAFVPKLVAVLTLVPSAVVASALCVAMAGQVGAGLAVIGARRTLASRDYFVVGIPVLLGTLLAFLPSSFIVSMSGTVRIFLGNGLIFGILIVLLLEHVVFGKKSKERAT